A DNA window from Acropora muricata isolate sample 2 unplaced genomic scaffold, ASM3666990v1 scaffold_716, whole genome shotgun sequence contains the following coding sequences:
- the LOC136906834 gene encoding zinc finger MYM-type protein 3-like, which yields MYTATKSFERFRQLKSVEDEKKSVDNAVPKSTAYKTKWSCKVFEEWKQNRLVKSCTLEPGGLFTTKDFEEGVQSLDTAITDMSGCSLNYWLSKFVQEVSNSSGERYPSRSLYSIICGLKRHLSDVNGSAALNPLEMSDRRFVTFRRVLDAEMKEATRMGVTLKTKGDEKEAVNNEEEELFWSRGLFGQSSARSLLNTVYFYNGKLFGLRASEHRSMTLANIRVFDDFIKFEDSKSNVTSE from the exons ATGTATACCGCAACAAAGTCGTTTGAGAGATTTCGGCAGCTGAAAAGTGTGGAAGATGAGAAGAAAAGTGTTGATAACGCAGTACCGAAATCAACAGCTTACAAAACCAAATGGTCATGTAaggttttcgaggaatggaaacAGAATCGATTAGTGAAGTCCTGTACTTTGGAACCCGGCGGCCTTTTTACCACGAAAGACTTCGAAGAAGGAGTACAAAGTTTGGACACGGCCATTACAGATATGTCTGGATGCAGTCTCAACTACTGGCTGTCGAAGTTCGTTCAAGAAGTAAGCAATTCTTCTGGGGAGCGCTATCCTTCCCGTTCGTTGTACTCAATTATTTGCGGACTGAAGCGCCACCTTTCTGATGTAAATGGTAGTGCTGCATTGAATCCATTGGAGATGTCCGACCGACG GTTTGTGACATTTCGGCGTGTTTTGGATGCAGAAATGAAGGAAGCAACGCGAATGGGTgtgactttgaaaacaaaaggagaCGAGAAGGAGGCTGTAAAtaacgaagaagaagaactaTTTTGGTCGAGAGGACTATTTGGACAGTCATCAGCTAGGTCACTTCTAAACACTGTTTATTTTTATAATGGAAAGTTATTTGGGCTACGAGCTTCCGAGCATAGAAGTATGACTTTAGCAAATATAAGAGTTTTCGATGATTTTATCAAATTCGAGGATTCTAAAAGTAATGTTACTTCTGAGTAA